The stretch of DNA ACCAGAACTATTATTTGCGGACGAACCGACAACTAATTTGGATACGGAACATATAGAATGGTTAGAAAAGAAATTAATGCAATGGAAGGGTGCTTTCATTACCGTATCTCATGACCGTGCTTTTCTAGATGCGCTATGTACGACAATTTGGGAAATCGAAGCAGGAAGTGTAAAAGTATATAAGGGTAACTACAGCGATTATGAGCAACAGAAAGAATTAGAAAAGCGTCAAAGAATACAAGCGTTCGAGCAATATGAGTCAAAGAAAAAGCAGTTAGAAGATGCGTTGAAATTAAAAGAGAAAAAGGCGGAGAAAGCTACAAAAACTCCGAAGAAAGTAAGTAAATCAGAAGCAAGTATTACTGGTGCAAAGCCGTACTTTGCCAAAAAGCAAAAGAAGTTACAAAAAACAGCAAAAGCATTGGAAACGAGATTAGAAAAATTAGAAAAAGTGGAAAAGGTAAAAGAATTGCCACCGTTGAAAATGAATATACCAAACGAGGATACAATGAAAGGTCGCATTATATTACGGCTCGAAGAGGTAGAAGGTAGGATTGGTAATCGCCTTCTCTGGCATAAAACTAGCTTCCACATTCGTGGTGGGGAAAAGCTTGCAATTATTGGCCCAAATGGAAGCGGGAAAACGACACTTGTGAAAAAAATATTGGTTGAAGAAGAAGGAATTACGAAATCTCCGGCAATGAAAATAGGGTATTTTAGTCAAAACTTAAATATCGTCGATACCGAAAAGACGATATTACAAAATGTCCTATCTACTTCGAAACAGGACGAAACATTTATACGTACCGTACTGGCAAGACTGCACTTTTATCGAGATGACGTATATAAAAAAGTTGATGTGTTAAGTGGTGGGGAACGAGTAAAAGTGGCGCTTGCAAAATTATTTGTAAGTGATATTAATACGTTACTATTAGACGAACCAACCAATTTCCTTGATATAGAGGCCACAAGCGCACTGGAATCTTTGTTAAACGAATATGAAGGTACCGTCATTTTTGTTTCTCATGATCGTCGATTTATTGAAAACATTGCTACACGTATAGTTTCCATTCAAAACAAAGAACTAGAAGTATTTGATGGAACGTATCAACAATATATCAAGAGAAGGTATACGAACAACGAAAGTGTTAGTAGAAATGAAGAAGATCGGTTAATACTAGAAATGAAAATATCTGAAGTGTTGAGCAAGTTAAGTATGGAGCCAAATGAGGAACTAGAAAAACAATTTCAGTCACTTATGGAAAAAAGGCGGAAATGGAAATAATTAAACTTGGGTCAGAGCTTGCTTTGGCCCAAGGATACAACAGGTAAGGTTCAGATTTCAGAAGAAGAGGTGCCTATTGTTTTATAAAACGATAACTTCCAGTATTCACTATTCCGTAAACTCCTATCTGTTCATTTTTTCGGTTATAATAGGTATAGTCAGATTTTGAGTGCGATTTTTCTGTAATGAAAAATTTATAAATAGAAGTCAGATAAATACACATAAATGAGGTTAGTAAATGAAAGATAGAGGCTTTGTCCCGTTCGGTTTAAGTGAAGAAATTAATAGAGCACTAACGGTGTTAAAGTATGAGACACCAACAGAAGTTCAGACGAAGGTAATTCCTAGCGTATTAGAAGGTAATGACCTTGTCGTGAAGTCACAAACAGGTAGTGGTAAGACAGCTGCTTTTGCGATTCCGATTTGCGACCAAATTGCCTGGGAAGAAAAAAAGCCACAAGCATTAATATTAACACCAACACGTGAATTAGCTGTTCAAGTTCGGGAAGATGTAACGAATATCGGTAGATTTAAACGAATAAAAGCGCTGGCTGTATACGGAAAAGAACCGTTTGCGAAACAGAAAGAAGAGCTTAAACAAAAAACACACGTTGTAGTCGGAACGCCTGGACGTGTAATGGATCATATCGAAAGAGGAACGCTGCAGTTAGACGAAATAAAGTACCTCGTTATCGATGAAGCGGATGAAATGTTAAATATGGGGTTTATTGAAGAAGTAGAAGCAATTATTGAAAAGATTCCAACTACTAGAATTACAATGGTATTTTCGGCAACGTTACCAAAAAGTGTGGAAACTCTTTGCCACCAATATATGAACAATCCGATAAACATAGAAATTGCTTCTAGTGAAGTGACTACTACTACTATTGAGCACAAGCTAATCAATGTAAAAGAAGCAAACAAGCTAGCCCTTTTAATGGATGTAACGGTTGTAGAGAACCCAGATAGCTGTATCATTTTTTGTAATACGAAGGAAGCAGTAGATACTGTTTTTACGGAGCTTCAAAAAAATAATTATCCATGTGAAAAGCTTCATGGTGGACTAGAACAAGAAGATCGCTTCGCCGTTATGAATGGATTTAAAACAGGAGAGTTTCGATACTTAGTAGCAACCGATGTAGCAGCTCGTGGAATTGATATTGATAATGTCACTCTTGTCATTAACTTTGACGTCCCAATGGAAAAAGAAAGCTATGTTCATCGCACTGGGCGGACGGGTCGCGCAGGAAATAAAGGAAAAGCGATTACGTTATTTTTACCTTATGAAGAAAAATACGTAAAAGCAATTGAAAAGTATATCGGTTTTGAAATAGAAACGATAGATGCACCAGATACAAGGCACGTTCAACAAGGACAAGCTGCTTTTGAAGAAAAGAAAAGTGGTCGCCGGGTAGTAAAAAACAATAAAACGGCCCGTATTAATAAAGATATAACGAAGCTACATTTTTCTGGTGGAAAAAAGAAAAAGCTACGAGCGGTCGATTTTGTTGGTACGATTGCAAAAATTCCAGGAGTCACAGCTGAAGACATAGGCATCATTACGATTCAAGACAATTTAACCTATGTAGACATTTTAAACGGTAAAGGCTCCCTCGTTATGCAAGCGATGCAGGATTTAAAAGTGAAAGGCAAAAAGCTGAAAGTTAGCAAGGCACTTAAGTAACAAAGAAAGGGGGTCAGAGCTAGCTCTGACTCCCATTAACTTGACCTCCATTAAGTGAAGCCCTTTTAAATAGTCTTTCATAAACCATTTGAAACCCATACAATACGAACATTTTAATCATGAATACTATTGATAATTGAAATTTGTTTAATCTTACTAGCGAAACATATCCGATTTTTTTAAACCAGTCCAACATGAAAAACGTAAAAACGGAATCGATAATTAAATTGACGATTAAATATGTATTAAATTTTCCATACGTGTATTTTAAAATCCATATAGCACCGACGAAGAAAGGTCCAAAAATTAATGGCCATTCCGCTAATTGATTAGGCTTTACGTTGTAATGGAACCACCACCATCTTCTTTTCTCTGCGAGTCTTCCTTCTGTAATTAAATAAAGGCTCATAAATATCGTTCCTGGAAGAAATCGTTTGAAAGTTTTCATGCCTAAAAGTGGTATGCTTAACCACGGTAAAAGAGTCATTAAAATGATGATGACTTTATTATAACGATACATTACCATTCACCCTCTAAAAGTTCGTATAAGCATAATTTCCCTTATTATTGAAAATTTATGTAACTACCTATGAATGGAGTTTAGATGTTAGTCTTGTTTTAAAAAAAGGTCGATATTTTCCCTTTTTAAGCAGTAATAGTTCATTACTATTACCTACTGCAATAAACATAAGAGTAGGAGCTAAAAAGGGGGAATAATAATGATTTCAATATGGGAAGAGCACTTGTTTTGGCTAGAAGTTTTACAAGATCATGCATACTTTGTAAGAGATCATTTAGCGGTGACGGAAAAGGAATATATAGAAACAGCGCATCGTTACATCCAGCTTTTTCAAGATTTGTTAAATCAATTGAATCGCCTACGTCCAACAATCCAGTCACAAGATGCAGCTCAAGTGGAGTTTTCGAAGAGTGCGTTGACGGTTGCACAAGGTTATTATGAGTTCGAAGGAGCACTGCAATCATTACGAATTGATAATAAAGTAAACTTAAACCTATCTCCAACTTATTTGAACGGTACACTAGCTGAAAACCGGGAATATTTGAGAATACTCTCTTACCTCGTGAAAGGAAAGGTACCTTCACCTCTTCCTCTAGTAGATTTAATGGATCTATGGCTGGAGGATCAATTAGGTCATGCCGTACTATTCCAAAATATGCTCGACCCAATTGAGAT from Sutcliffiella cohnii encodes:
- a CDS encoding Vga family ABC-F type ribosomal protection protein, with amino-acid sequence MFLLEALNIKHYVKNRLLLDIEHLQIYKNDRIGLVGRNGCGKTTLLDILAGATKPDDGYIIPHTSVELLPQLKRADTTKSGGEVTQEYINQALIKSPELLFADEPTTNLDTEHIEWLEKKLMQWKGAFITVSHDRAFLDALCTTIWEIEAGSVKVYKGNYSDYEQQKELEKRQRIQAFEQYESKKKQLEDALKLKEKKAEKATKTPKKVSKSEASITGAKPYFAKKQKKLQKTAKALETRLEKLEKVEKVKELPPLKMNIPNEDTMKGRIILRLEEVEGRIGNRLLWHKTSFHIRGGEKLAIIGPNGSGKTTLVKKILVEEEGITKSPAMKIGYFSQNLNIVDTEKTILQNVLSTSKQDETFIRTVLARLHFYRDDVYKKVDVLSGGERVKVALAKLFVSDINTLLLDEPTNFLDIEATSALESLLNEYEGTVIFVSHDRRFIENIATRIVSIQNKELEVFDGTYQQYIKRRYTNNESVSRNEEDRLILEMKISEVLSKLSMEPNEELEKQFQSLMEKRRKWK
- a CDS encoding DEAD/DEAH box helicase codes for the protein MKDRGFVPFGLSEEINRALTVLKYETPTEVQTKVIPSVLEGNDLVVKSQTGSGKTAAFAIPICDQIAWEEKKPQALILTPTRELAVQVREDVTNIGRFKRIKALAVYGKEPFAKQKEELKQKTHVVVGTPGRVMDHIERGTLQLDEIKYLVIDEADEMLNMGFIEEVEAIIEKIPTTRITMVFSATLPKSVETLCHQYMNNPINIEIASSEVTTTTIEHKLINVKEANKLALLMDVTVVENPDSCIIFCNTKEAVDTVFTELQKNNYPCEKLHGGLEQEDRFAVMNGFKTGEFRYLVATDVAARGIDIDNVTLVINFDVPMEKESYVHRTGRTGRAGNKGKAITLFLPYEEKYVKAIEKYIGFEIETIDAPDTRHVQQGQAAFEEKKSGRRVVKNNKTARINKDITKLHFSGGKKKKLRAVDFVGTIAKIPGVTAEDIGIITIQDNLTYVDILNGKGSLVMQAMQDLKVKGKKLKVSKALK
- a CDS encoding DUF2935 domain-containing protein, giving the protein MISIWEEHLFWLEVLQDHAYFVRDHLAVTEKEYIETAHRYIQLFQDLLNQLNRLRPTIQSQDAAQVEFSKSALTVAQGYYEFEGALQSLRIDNKVNLNLSPTYLNGTLAENREYLRILSYLVKGKVPSPLPLVDLMDLWLEDQLGHAVLFQNMLDPIEIGASRQADVYISNYQAFIVQNHHIKGYLKFKQPGFARQKEFASTVGRVTLEMSQFVFTMVHKYRENKLLNKTTLRFLEHHFPETCYFIKKLSYYAPELQQEASQCSLRRASYL